Proteins encoded within one genomic window of Streptomyces profundus:
- a CDS encoding MFS transporter produces MSRTTPDRPVKARLAVAALFFVNGFVFANVVPRYPEIKSDLELSNAALGTAIAAMPLGALMLGLAASPLIKRFGSARTAVATQLLMGVNLVLVGTAPHFALLCTAMFLAGSLDSVTDVAMNAHGMRVQRRYGRSILNSFHGLWSVGAVLGGIVGAGAAQLEIALVVHLAVIGAIAVASALTVLRFLLPGPEDAERAQAAEGAPVAAGRRALSRPVLIAFAVLGLMTAATAVVEDAPSSWGANYLQNELSSSPFVGGLAFMALQGAQTVGRLLGDRVVRWLGDRTTARVGGLLVLVGMGVALLWPSVPTTVIGFALCGLGIATLIPAAFHAADEIPGLAPGTGITVAAFLLRIGFLLSPPMIGLIADAHSIRLGLVLVPVAGVVILLTSGILATRPSGDAPTAPASTTEAAART; encoded by the coding sequence ATGTCCCGCACCACGCCCGACCGTCCCGTGAAGGCACGGCTCGCGGTCGCCGCGCTGTTCTTCGTCAACGGTTTCGTCTTCGCGAACGTCGTGCCGCGCTATCCCGAGATCAAGTCCGATCTCGAACTGTCGAACGCCGCGCTGGGCACCGCGATCGCCGCCATGCCGCTGGGCGCGCTGATGCTGGGGCTGGCGGCCAGCCCGTTGATCAAGCGGTTCGGTTCGGCCCGGACGGCGGTCGCGACCCAGCTGCTGATGGGCGTGAACCTGGTGCTGGTGGGCACGGCGCCGCATTTCGCGCTGCTGTGCACGGCCATGTTCCTGGCCGGCTCGCTCGACTCGGTCACCGATGTGGCGATGAACGCGCACGGGATGCGGGTGCAACGGCGCTACGGGCGGTCGATCCTGAACTCGTTCCACGGGCTGTGGAGCGTGGGCGCCGTGCTGGGCGGCATAGTCGGGGCCGGCGCGGCCCAGTTGGAGATCGCGCTGGTCGTGCATCTGGCCGTGATCGGGGCGATCGCCGTCGCCTCCGCGCTGACCGTGCTCCGGTTCCTGCTGCCCGGGCCGGAGGACGCGGAGCGGGCCCAGGCCGCCGAGGGGGCTCCCGTCGCGGCCGGCCGGCGGGCGCTGTCCCGGCCGGTGCTGATCGCGTTCGCGGTGCTGGGGCTGATGACGGCCGCGACCGCGGTGGTGGAGGACGCGCCCAGCTCGTGGGGGGCGAACTACTTGCAGAACGAGTTGAGTTCGAGCCCGTTCGTCGGCGGCCTCGCCTTTATGGCGCTCCAGGGCGCGCAGACCGTCGGCCGGCTGCTGGGCGACCGGGTGGTGCGGTGGCTCGGTGACCGCACGACGGCACGGGTCGGCGGGCTGTTGGTGCTGGTGGGCATGGGGGTGGCCCTGCTGTGGCCGTCCGTTCCCACCACGGTGATCGGCTTCGCGCTCTGTGGCCTTGGCATCGCGACCCTGATCCCGGCGGCCTTCCACGCGGCGGACGAGATCCCGGGGTTGGCGCCTGGCACCGGCATCACGGTGGCCGCGTTCCTGCTGCGGATCGGCTTCCTGCTGTCGCCGCCCATGATCGGTCTGATCGCCGACGCCCACTCGATCCGGCTCGGCCTGGTGCTGGTGCCGGTCGCCGGCGTGGTGATCCTGCTGACCTCGGGCATCCTGGCCACCCGGCCGTCGGGGGACGCGCCCACGGCGCCGGCGAGCACCACGGAGGCGGCGGCCCGCACCTGA
- a CDS encoding sugar ABC transporter ATP-binding protein: MADERKTFAVRAVGVSKRYGSTVALDRAGVAVATGETHALVGRNGAGKSTLVSIITGLTRPDEGEISFEGRPAPRPADREAWRRLVACVYQRSTVIPGLTVAENLFLHRQPTNRWGAVRWPTLRRQARELLDEWGVEADVHQLARDLTVEQRQFVEIARALSGGARFIVLDEPTAQLDAAAIGRLFGRVRDLQQLGVTFLFISHHLQEVYDLCDTVTVFRDARHIVTAPVSELGKHELVAAMTGEEVSASGHLRERRGSPPADAPPVLTVDGLALDERFAGVGFAVGGGEIVGLAGAASSGRIELAETVAGLRAADAGSIEVAGRRPRPGDVPAALAAGVGFVPEDRHHQGLVPEMSIGDNATLTVPERLGPGGLLDPRRRDALAEEMIEHLAIKTPGPAMPVSGLSGGNQQKVVMARALANQPRLLVLINPTAGVDVRSKEFLLGKAEEVARSGTGVLIASDELDDLALCDRVLVMFKGRLVAEFTAGWTDNELVTAMEGVYADA; this comes from the coding sequence ATGGCGGACGAACGGAAAACGTTCGCGGTGCGGGCGGTCGGGGTGAGCAAGCGCTATGGCTCGACGGTGGCGTTGGACCGGGCGGGCGTGGCCGTCGCGACCGGCGAGACCCATGCGCTGGTCGGGCGGAACGGGGCGGGCAAGTCGACGCTGGTCTCGATCATCACGGGCCTGACCAGGCCGGACGAGGGCGAGATCAGCTTCGAGGGCCGGCCGGCGCCCCGGCCGGCCGACCGGGAGGCGTGGCGGCGGCTGGTGGCCTGCGTCTACCAGAGGTCCACGGTCATACCGGGGTTGACGGTGGCGGAGAACCTCTTCCTCCACCGGCAGCCCACCAACCGCTGGGGCGCGGTGCGTTGGCCGACGCTGCGCCGGCAGGCGCGCGAACTGCTCGACGAGTGGGGGGTGGAGGCGGACGTCCACCAGCTGGCGCGTGATCTCACCGTCGAGCAGCGGCAGTTCGTGGAGATCGCGCGGGCGCTCTCGGGCGGCGCGCGCTTCATCGTGTTGGACGAGCCGACCGCGCAGCTCGACGCGGCGGCCATCGGGCGGCTCTTCGGACGCGTCAGGGACCTCCAACAGCTGGGCGTCACCTTCCTGTTCATCAGCCATCACCTCCAGGAGGTCTACGACCTCTGCGACACGGTGACGGTGTTCAGGGACGCGCGGCACATCGTCACCGCGCCCGTGTCCGAGCTGGGCAAGCACGAGTTGGTGGCGGCGATGACCGGGGAGGAGGTCTCCGCCTCGGGGCATCTGCGGGAACGGCGCGGCTCGCCGCCGGCCGACGCGCCGCCGGTGCTCACCGTGGACGGGCTCGCGCTGGACGAGCGCTTCGCAGGGGTGGGGTTCGCCGTCGGGGGCGGGGAGATCGTCGGCCTGGCGGGAGCGGCCAGCAGCGGGCGGATCGAACTGGCGGAGACGGTCGCCGGGCTGCGGGCGGCCGACGCCGGCTCGATCGAGGTCGCCGGGCGGCGGCCTCGGCCCGGCGATGTGCCGGCGGCGCTGGCGGCCGGGGTCGGCTTCGTGCCCGAGGACCGCCACCACCAGGGCCTGGTGCCCGAGATGTCCATCGGGGACAACGCGACGCTGACCGTTCCCGAACGCCTCGGCCCCGGCGGCCTGTTGGACCCGCGACGCCGGGACGCGCTGGCCGAGGAGATGATCGAGCACCTGGCGATCAAGACACCTGGCCCCGCGATGCCCGTCTCCGGTCTTTCCGGGGGCAACCAGCAGAAGGTGGTGATGGCCAGGGCCCTGGCCAACCAGCCGAGGCTGCTGGTGTTGATCAACCCGACCGCCGGGGTCGACGTGCGGTCCAAGGAGTTCCTCCTCGGCAAGGCGGAGGAGGTGGCGCGGTCGGGCACGGGCGTGCTGATCGCCTCCGACGAGTTGGACGATCTGGCGCTCTGTGACCGGGTGTTGGTCATGTTCAAGGGCCGGCTCGTCGCGGAGTTCACCGCGGGCTGGACGGACAACGAGCTGGTCACCGCCATGGAAGGGGTATACGCCGATGCCTGA
- a CDS encoding C45 family autoproteolytic acyltransferase/hydolase, with amino-acid sequence MDVMVYQSPDERLAVRHMRIHGSNEEIGESLGHIARSRYRVAAEELLLPEGVAESRRAWAVRHYPELVARGVGIARAFGLDPADPKVDALGVGYHMQLPTPPQRVGCSVLAAPTVDAGTVVQRNFDFGFLSLPDAVFGPGAFPEAPAMLSEPYVMEIHPTDGGMSALFLCAFDLCNGVIDGMNEAGLVVSMMQLIDRTASTFSPPDIEPGLNELEVLRFILDRCRTVEDAQRVFEEQQTYLSWMPCHYIIADAEGVVMLAEPGDDNTTHTVVKRDGTMRSTNHSLLRQIPESWENDPDIRGSIERLQRMDAHVAVDPEHPFTADRLVDIADQVAVSTQWPESGAVLGGTLWSASYRPRSRALAIRFWTGPGAAGSTPDLSPEMHFRLDPAA; translated from the coding sequence ATGGACGTGATGGTGTATCAATCGCCGGACGAGCGACTGGCAGTTCGTCATATGCGTATTCATGGAAGCAACGAAGAGATCGGGGAATCGCTTGGCCATATCGCTCGGTCCCGGTATCGGGTAGCGGCGGAAGAGCTGCTGCTGCCCGAGGGTGTGGCGGAAAGCCGCCGTGCGTGGGCTGTGCGGCACTATCCGGAGTTGGTCGCCCGTGGCGTGGGGATCGCGCGTGCGTTTGGATTGGACCCGGCGGACCCGAAGGTTGATGCGCTCGGTGTCGGCTACCACATGCAATTGCCCACGCCGCCTCAGAGGGTGGGCTGCTCGGTGCTCGCCGCGCCGACCGTGGATGCCGGCACGGTGGTGCAGCGGAACTTCGACTTCGGCTTTCTCTCGTTGCCGGACGCGGTCTTCGGCCCTGGTGCCTTTCCCGAAGCGCCCGCGATGCTGAGCGAGCCGTATGTGATGGAGATCCACCCCACCGACGGGGGGATGAGCGCGCTGTTCCTGTGTGCCTTCGATCTCTGCAACGGAGTGATCGACGGCATGAACGAGGCTGGCCTCGTCGTATCGATGATGCAGCTCATCGATCGAACGGCGTCGACCTTCAGCCCTCCGGATATCGAGCCGGGGTTGAACGAGTTGGAGGTGCTTCGGTTCATCCTTGACCGCTGTCGCACCGTCGAGGACGCCCAGCGTGTATTCGAGGAGCAGCAGACATATCTGTCCTGGATGCCCTGCCATTACATCATCGCCGATGCCGAGGGAGTCGTGATGTTGGCTGAGCCCGGAGACGACAACACGACGCACACGGTGGTGAAGCGCGACGGGACGATGCGATCCACCAACCACAGCCTGCTCCGGCAGATCCCCGAATCATGGGAGAACGACCCGGATATCCGCGGGTCCATCGAGCGTCTACAGCGGATGGACGCGCATGTCGCGGTCGACCCCGAGCATCCGTTCACCGCCGACCGCCTCGTCGATATCGCCGATCAGGTCGCCGTGAGCACCCAATGGCCCGAGTCCGGCGCGGTGCTCGGCGGAACTCTCTGGTCGGCTTCGTATCGACCACGAAGCCGTGCGCTCGCGATCCGATTCTGGACGGGCCCCGGGGCGGCCGGAAGCACACCGGATCTGTCACCCGAGATGCACTTCCGGCTTGACCCGGCCGCGTGA
- a CDS encoding ABC transporter permease, with amino-acid sequence MPEPVVADRPAREVGAGGSGSARLLGGRIPIARMREFALVPAIVAVAIAGWIVDPVFVQRQNLINILQTMSEIALLVLAQALVLIVRKMDLSLESTMGLAPGVAAWLTVSEAGQGLDLLPGALSVPVALAVGVAIGLVNALLIVRFGLSGFIVTLGMLIMLRGMLTGISGGQTFFQLPSSMSYLGTTKWAGLPASVWLCLTLFAIGILVLGYTSFGRSLYAIGGNEDAARAAGIRTRRTVAIVLIVAGLLAALGGLLLSGRLGSVAAAQGDGAIFTVFAAAVIGGVSLSGGRGSLFGAFTGILLLFMIQNVLTLGGVPAEWIDALNGSIILLALVMSRITSGKAQD; translated from the coding sequence ATGCCTGAACCCGTCGTCGCCGATCGTCCCGCACGCGAGGTGGGGGCGGGCGGCTCCGGCTCCGCCCGGCTGCTGGGGGGCCGGATACCGATCGCCAGAATGCGGGAGTTCGCCCTGGTGCCGGCGATCGTCGCGGTGGCGATCGCCGGTTGGATCGTCGATCCGGTCTTTGTCCAACGACAGAACCTGATCAACATCCTTCAGACCATGTCCGAGATCGCTCTGCTGGTGCTGGCCCAAGCGCTGGTGTTGATCGTTCGGAAGATGGACCTCTCCCTGGAATCGACCATGGGGCTGGCCCCCGGAGTCGCGGCCTGGCTCACCGTGAGCGAGGCGGGGCAGGGGCTCGACCTGCTGCCCGGCGCTCTGTCGGTGCCGGTCGCGCTGGCCGTCGGGGTGGCGATCGGGCTGGTCAACGCGCTGCTGATCGTGCGGTTCGGGCTCAGCGGCTTTATCGTCACCCTGGGCATGCTGATCATGTTGCGCGGCATGCTCACCGGCATCTCCGGCGGCCAGACGTTCTTCCAACTGCCCAGCTCCATGAGCTATTTGGGCACCACCAAATGGGCGGGGCTGCCGGCCTCCGTCTGGCTCTGCCTGACCCTGTTCGCCATCGGGATCCTCGTCCTCGGCTACACCAGCTTCGGCCGCTCGCTCTACGCCATCGGCGGCAACGAGGACGCGGCCAGGGCGGCCGGCATCCGCACCCGCCGCACCGTCGCCATCGTGCTGATCGTCGCCGGGCTCCTCGCGGCCCTCGGCGGGCTGCTGCTCTCCGGCCGACTCGGCTCCGTCGCCGCCGCCCAGGGCGACGGCGCCATCTTCACCGTCTTCGCCGCCGCCGTCATCGGCGGCGTCAGCCTCAGCGGCGGACGCGGCAGCCTCTTCGGCGCGTTCACCGGCATCCTGCTGCTCTTCATGATCCAGAACGTCCTCACCCTCGGCGGCGTCCCCGCCGAGTGGATCGACGCCCTCAACGGCTCCATCATCCTGCTGGCCCTGGTCATGTCCCGCATCACCAGCGGAAAGGCCCAGGACTAG
- a CDS encoding SDR family NAD(P)-dependent oxidoreductase, with translation MDTSPKHVAIVTGANHGIGAAVAEMLADNDIAVLCTYLRTKDEEGGAHADKRAGHYARYYKDRTTSGEEVALEIRDRGGRAAALEVDLRDPTAPARIFDTAEELLGPVDILINNASGWVQDTFRFDGEPDQFGRTTVPVNHETISQQFAVDAHAPALLIAELARRHRAREANWGRVVGLTSGAELGFPGEVSYGAAKAAQTHYTMSAAVELAPEGITANIVHPPVTDTGWVTEEVRDSVRASSTHFHIANPAEVAATIRFLISYDADLISGNVITMR, from the coding sequence ATGGACACCTCACCCAAGCATGTGGCGATCGTGACCGGCGCCAACCACGGCATCGGAGCCGCCGTCGCCGAGATGCTCGCCGACAACGACATCGCCGTGCTGTGCACCTATCTGCGCACCAAGGACGAGGAGGGCGGCGCCCACGCCGACAAACGCGCCGGCCACTACGCCCGCTACTACAAGGACCGCACCACCTCCGGCGAGGAGGTCGCCCTGGAGATCCGCGACCGGGGCGGCCGGGCCGCCGCCCTTGAGGTCGACCTCCGGGACCCCACCGCCCCGGCCCGGATCTTCGACACGGCGGAGGAACTCCTCGGCCCCGTCGACATTCTGATCAACAACGCGTCAGGTTGGGTTCAGGACACCTTCCGGTTCGATGGCGAACCCGATCAGTTCGGTCGCACCACGGTCCCGGTCAACCACGAGACGATCAGCCAGCAGTTCGCGGTGGACGCCCACGCCCCGGCCCTGCTGATCGCCGAACTCGCCCGCCGCCATCGGGCCCGCGAGGCCAACTGGGGCCGGGTCGTCGGCCTCACCTCGGGCGCCGAACTCGGCTTTCCCGGCGAGGTCTCCTACGGCGCGGCGAAGGCCGCCCAGACCCACTACACGATGTCGGCCGCGGTCGAGCTGGCCCCCGAGGGGATCACGGCCAATATCGTGCACCCGCCGGTCACCGACACCGGCTGGGTCACGGAGGAGGTCCGCGACTCCGTGCGGGCCAGCTCGACCCACTTCCATATCGCCAACCCGGCGGAGGTCGCGGCCACCATCCGGTTCCTGATCTCCTACGACGCCGACCTGATCAGCGGCAACGTCATCACCATGCGCTGA
- a CDS encoding helix-turn-helix domain-containing protein, with protein MAARQPPTLRKKYGDELRRRRLAAGMTQEELALEVVCSPTLISHFEAGRRLPNPDDAKRIDKALNTDGWFSRWLEDLNQRYADHFAEAAELQQQATEIRQFSGLLIPGLLQTEAYARAVFQTFQPNYRPEVVDQQVVNRMERGRILEGAQAPVLWVVLDEGALRRRVGGGRAMAEQLGKVSDMAESGRLRLHVLPFAVGAHSLLEGMMMLMSFEDAAPVAYAESVLSGHLLDDPALLAKCHAAYDVALSDALPQRESLALTRAIAEEHDEP; from the coding sequence ATGGCCGCTCGACAACCCCCCACACTGCGTAAGAAGTACGGTGACGAGCTGCGCCGACGCCGCCTCGCCGCCGGGATGACCCAGGAGGAGCTCGCCCTCGAAGTGGTCTGCTCGCCGACCTTGATCAGCCACTTCGAAGCCGGTCGCCGCCTCCCCAACCCCGACGACGCCAAGCGGATCGACAAGGCGCTGAACACTGACGGCTGGTTCTCCCGGTGGCTGGAGGACTTGAATCAGCGGTACGCCGACCATTTCGCCGAGGCGGCGGAGCTTCAGCAACAGGCCACGGAGATCCGACAGTTCAGCGGTCTGCTGATCCCCGGCCTGCTCCAGACCGAGGCGTATGCCCGTGCGGTCTTCCAGACGTTTCAGCCGAACTACCGGCCCGAGGTGGTTGACCAGCAGGTAGTCAATCGAATGGAGCGGGGCCGCATCCTGGAAGGCGCGCAGGCGCCAGTACTGTGGGTGGTGCTCGATGAGGGGGCGCTTCGCCGGAGGGTGGGCGGAGGCCGGGCCATGGCCGAACAACTGGGCAAGGTCTCGGATATGGCGGAGTCGGGTCGGCTACGTCTCCACGTACTCCCCTTCGCTGTCGGGGCGCATTCCCTGCTGGAGGGCATGATGATGCTGATGAGCTTTGAGGACGCCGCGCCGGTGGCCTATGCCGAGAGTGTTCTGTCGGGACATCTCCTAGACGATCCGGCCCTGTTGGCCAAGTGCCATGCGGCCTACGATGTCGCTCTGAGCGATGCTCTGCCCCAACGCGAGTCCCTAGCCCTCACCAGGGCTATTGCAGAGGAACACGATGAACCCTGA
- a CDS encoding TetR/AcrR family transcriptional regulator produces MAIGQHDPDRRERIIQAALELIAEQGVAGTSHRKVAARAGVPLGSMTYHFDGMDELLREAFTRFSDTVVAVFEERLGAASGVEEAREAVADLVHHLSSGDQGNQRDIVLTHELYTLAAREPAFRALTRAWMSRSRRALEWHFDPATARQLDALIEGLSIHRALETEPHERALTLEAIVRITSPLPEQAEQAGQPGQAGQPGQPGQADQARQPEQPEQAG; encoded by the coding sequence ATGGCGATCGGACAGCATGATCCGGACCGGCGCGAGCGGATCATCCAGGCCGCGCTGGAGCTGATCGCCGAGCAGGGCGTCGCCGGCACCTCGCACCGCAAGGTCGCCGCCCGCGCGGGCGTGCCGTTGGGCTCGATGACCTACCACTTCGACGGCATGGACGAACTGCTCCGCGAGGCGTTCACCCGCTTCTCGGACACCGTCGTGGCCGTCTTCGAGGAACGCCTCGGCGCGGCGAGCGGTGTCGAGGAGGCCCGCGAGGCGGTCGCCGACCTCGTCCACCACCTGTCGAGCGGCGACCAGGGCAACCAGCGGGACATCGTCCTCACCCACGAGCTGTACACGCTGGCGGCGCGCGAGCCCGCCTTCCGGGCGCTGACCCGGGCCTGGATGAGCCGTAGTCGTCGCGCGCTGGAATGGCACTTCGATCCGGCCACCGCCCGCCAACTCGACGCGCTGATCGAGGGTCTGTCCATCCACCGCGCGCTGGAGACCGAACCGCACGAACGCGCGCTGACCCTTGAGGCGATCGTCCGGATCACCTCGCCCCTCCCCGAACAGGCTGAACAGGCCGGACAGCCCGGACAGGCCGGACAGCCCGGACAGCCCGGACAGGCTGATCAGGCCAGACAGCCCGAACAGCCCGAACAGGCCGGATAG
- a CDS encoding maltose acetyltransferase domain-containing protein — protein MTDYFAGDSRTNHERMLAGDLYIADDPEILRAQQRAARLAADYQAAYAADVEGAQPIIRELIGDLGTDAHIRPPLFVDYGTYISVGDRTFINYNFTALDVARITIGQDCQIGPQVQLLTPTHPLEPGPRRDKLEAAKPITIGDNVWLGGGVIVLPGVTIGDNSVIGAGAVVTKDIPADVLALGNPAKVIRPL, from the coding sequence GTGACGGACTACTTCGCCGGGGACTCCCGCACCAACCACGAGCGCATGCTCGCCGGGGATCTCTATATCGCCGATGACCCGGAGATCCTCCGCGCTCAGCAGCGCGCGGCCCGCCTGGCCGCCGACTACCAGGCGGCGTACGCCGCCGACGTCGAGGGCGCGCAGCCGATCATCCGCGAGCTGATCGGCGATCTCGGCACGGACGCCCACATCAGGCCACCGCTCTTCGTCGACTACGGCACCTATATCTCGGTCGGCGACCGCACCTTCATCAACTACAACTTCACCGCCCTGGACGTGGCGCGGATCACCATTGGGCAGGACTGCCAGATCGGCCCCCAGGTGCAGTTGCTGACCCCCACCCACCCCCTGGAGCCGGGGCCTCGGCGTGACAAGCTGGAGGCGGCCAAGCCGATCACCATCGGCGACAACGTGTGGCTCGGCGGTGGCGTGATCGTGCTGCCGGGGGTCACCATCGGCGACAACTCCGTCATCGGCGCCGGGGCGGTCGTCACCAAGGACATTCCGGCCGATGTGCTCGCCCTGGGCAATCCCGCCAAGGTGATCAGGCCGCTGTGA
- a CDS encoding HAD family hydrolase has protein sequence MIKCVALDIGETLTRDDRYWAAWAEWLEVPRHTLSALVGAVVAQGRDNADALRMLRPGIDLAAEYSAREAAGRGEQLGEADLYPDVRPALSALRSSGVRVVVAGNQTSRAGELLRAMDLPVDALTVSAEWGAAKPSHQFFARVIALAEAEPDEIVYVGDHPANDIYPAREAGLATAHLRRGPWGHLWADAPEVRATTTWSVDSLTELAEVITRT, from the coding sequence GTGATCAAGTGTGTGGCTCTGGACATCGGCGAGACGTTGACCCGTGACGATCGGTACTGGGCAGCTTGGGCGGAATGGCTGGAGGTACCGCGCCACACGTTGTCCGCCCTGGTCGGTGCGGTGGTGGCCCAGGGAAGGGACAACGCCGACGCGTTGCGGATGCTGCGGCCCGGTATCGATCTGGCGGCGGAGTACTCCGCGCGGGAGGCCGCTGGGCGCGGTGAGCAACTGGGGGAAGCCGACCTCTACCCGGACGTGCGACCAGCGCTGTCCGCACTCCGCAGCTCAGGGGTGCGGGTGGTTGTGGCCGGCAACCAGACCTCACGCGCAGGCGAGTTGCTGCGTGCGATGGACCTACCGGTGGACGCTCTCACGGTCTCCGCCGAGTGGGGTGCCGCCAAGCCCAGCCATCAGTTCTTCGCCCGGGTCATCGCCCTGGCGGAAGCCGAACCTGACGAGATCGTCTACGTCGGCGACCATCCGGCGAACGACATCTACCCAGCCCGGGAAGCTGGCCTGGCCACAGCACACCTGCGACGTGGGCCGTGGGGCCACCTCTGGGCGGACGCCCCTGAGGTACGAGCGACGACAACCTGGAGCGTGGACAGCCTGACGGAGTTGGCCGAAGTGATCACAAGAACCTGA
- a CDS encoding sugar ABC transporter substrate-binding protein, whose product MKLQTTRLAGVLALSAVLLTGCADDTGGSGDGTIGVDYPRSDTDFWNSYIDYVPRYAEELGLDMKTTNSGNDVATLTSNVQTFISQGVEGVAIAPQDTAAVAPVLQSLAERDIPVVTVDTRPDEGEVFMVVRADNRAYGEQACHYLGTQLGGAGKVVMLQGDLASINGRDRTEAFNDCMSAEYPSIQVLGEATNWDAATAAQKLQTTLIANPDVRGVYMQASFALSGTLQVLDQLDMAVPPEDPNHVFVVSNDGIPQELQLIGEGKIDATVSQPADLYAEYALTYLQAALAGETFEPGPTDHGSEIVEVRDGVLEDQLPAPLVTRDGGTYGGVESLTFDDASLWGNNMG is encoded by the coding sequence GTGAAGCTCCAGACCACCAGGCTGGCCGGCGTGCTCGCGCTGTCCGCCGTCCTGCTCACCGGCTGCGCCGACGACACCGGCGGCAGCGGTGACGGCACGATCGGCGTCGACTACCCGCGGTCCGACACGGACTTCTGGAACTCCTATATCGACTACGTGCCCCGGTACGCCGAGGAACTCGGCCTGGACATGAAGACCACCAACTCGGGCAACGATGTCGCCACCCTGACGTCCAACGTCCAGACGTTCATCAGCCAGGGCGTCGAGGGGGTGGCCATCGCCCCGCAGGACACGGCTGCGGTCGCGCCGGTGCTCCAGTCGCTGGCCGAGCGGGACATCCCGGTGGTCACCGTGGACACCAGGCCCGACGAGGGCGAGGTCTTCATGGTGGTGCGCGCCGACAACCGCGCCTATGGCGAGCAGGCGTGCCACTACCTCGGGACCCAACTGGGGGGCGCAGGCAAGGTGGTGATGCTCCAGGGCGATCTGGCCTCGATCAACGGCCGGGACCGCACCGAGGCGTTCAACGACTGCATGTCGGCCGAGTATCCAAGCATCCAGGTGCTGGGCGAGGCGACGAACTGGGACGCGGCCACCGCGGCACAGAAGCTCCAGACCACGTTGATCGCCAACCCCGATGTGCGCGGCGTCTACATGCAGGCCAGTTTCGCGCTCTCCGGCACGCTCCAGGTGCTTGACCAGCTGGACATGGCGGTGCCGCCGGAGGACCCGAACCACGTGTTCGTGGTCTCCAACGACGGGATTCCGCAGGAGCTCCAGCTGATCGGCGAGGGCAAGATCGACGCCACGGTCTCCCAACCCGCCGACCTCTACGCCGAGTACGCGCTCACCTACCTCCAGGCGGCGCTCGCCGGGGAGACGTTCGAGCCGGGGCCGACCGACCACGGCAGCGAGATCGTCGAGGTCAGGGACGGGGTGCTGGAGGACCAGCTGCCGGCGCCGCTGGTCACCAGGGACGGCGGAACGTATGGCGGCGTGGAGAGCCTGACGTTCGACGACGCGTCCCTGTGGGGCAACAACATGGGCTGA
- a CDS encoding DUF397 domain-containing protein, which produces MNPEPTSVPDASALTGWRKSSYSGGSNGDCLEVCPDHATAVPVRDSKRPTGPAVVFSRASWTAFVTAVR; this is translated from the coding sequence ATGAACCCTGAACCGACCTCCGTACCCGACGCTTCCGCACTCACGGGCTGGCGCAAGTCCAGCTACAGCGGCGGCAGCAATGGAGACTGCCTGGAGGTCTGCCCCGACCACGCCACCGCCGTTCCGGTTCGCGACAGCAAGCGACCGACCGGGCCGGCGGTGGTCTTCTCCCGTGCCTCTTGGACGGCCTTCGTCACTGCCGTCCGCTGA